TTCTCGTTGCCCGTACATACTCGGTAGTGCCTCTTACTATTTCCGAATAACTTTCAAATACACCATTGGCATATCTACCAAACTCAGAGCGCACACCTGGGTCAAAAGTCTCAGGCATGTGATAACGGAATTTGCCATCGGGCCCTCGTCTATCAAAGAAGATATATCTTGTTGACTGCTCGATATATCCCCCCAGCCTGCCCCACTCAATATACTTGGTTAGCAGATTGGAGGCATTTTCAACAACTACCTTGATTCCTCCGCCCACTTGTTTAACAGAATCGTCGCCAAAGATATTTACAATTCTATTGGAGACCTCTCTGATTTTGTCCTCATTTACTTCACCATTCGCATCTAGAAACTCTCTGGCGATTATTACCCTCACGCCTTCCGCGCTGCGGCTAAGCCGTGCAATGGCGGTCGCGGCCATTTCCTCTGACAAATTTTTTAGGGCATAGACGTCAGCATCAATATTAGTGACGTATTTGGTAACCCGCTGTCTGCCAACCTCTGTTAGGACATCAAGCCCGAATTCATCTTTTCGCACTAATGCTTGGCCTAGCCTCTCACCGGGAGTCAATCTTTCGTTCATATCACCTCCATTATCTTTTTTTCTCCAAATAATGCTCGACATGGGGTTTAGCGATTAACCACGCCTGCTCATAAACCTGCTCCAGCGGTACATCGCCGTCAATTATCGGCAAGCGTCGCTCTAGCGCTTCCTGACGGAACCCATTCATTACAAGTTTATGAAATTCGAAGTCTTCTGAGCCAATCCGATCAGGCTTTATCTGCCGACTCAGAGCGGTCTTGACGTCGGCCAGTACAACCATGAGTAAATCAGGCTTATAACCTTGAACGGTCGCGTTGGTTATAAGCGAGGTCATGGCTAGTTCTCCGCGAGCATGCCCTTGATAGACGATTGAACTCAAAAATGTCCTATCTGATCCGACCCACATGCCGGCAGTTGTTAATCGGCCAATGTGC
This portion of the Candidatus Saccharimonadales bacterium genome encodes:
- a CDS encoding dTMP kinase, whose amino-acid sequence is LGEAVRELLLEFRDDDWDTMIEVLLFNAARRPLIAKHIGRLTTAGMWVGSDRTFLSSIVYQGHARGELAMTSLITNATVQGYKPDLLMVVLADVKTALSRQIKPDRIGSEDFEFHKLVMNGFRQEALERRLPIIDGDVPLEQVYEQAWLIAKPHVEHYLEKKR